In candidate division KSB1 bacterium, the following proteins share a genomic window:
- a CDS encoding DUF3566 domain-containing protein translates to MTREIRRIQPFSAVRVGFFFGLAFGFVFGLFNGMIVSFIAQTYGPSFLPPGSESVGELGGGALIVLAIFAALMFSLLWAFTGLIFALLYNLIAGWFGGIEFSVIDHPDATPVPTTDSTDDEDDPHE, encoded by the coding sequence ATGACTCGCGAAATTCGCCGCATACAACCCTTCAGCGCGGTGCGCGTCGGGTTTTTTTTCGGACTGGCCTTCGGTTTTGTCTTCGGCCTCTTCAATGGAATGATCGTCAGTTTTATCGCCCAAACCTACGGGCCGTCGTTCCTGCCGCCGGGCAGCGAAAGTGTCGGCGAATTGGGCGGTGGGGCGTTGATCGTGCTCGCGATTTTCGCCGCGCTGATGTTCTCGCTGCTCTGGGCGTTCACTGGATTGATCTTCGCACTCTTGTACAATTTGATTGCCGGCTGGTTCGGCGGGATTGAGTTCAGCGTGATCGATCACCCGGACGCCACCCCGGTTCCGACCACCGATTCGACCGACGATGAGGATGATCCGCATGAGTGA
- a CDS encoding glutamate--tRNA ligase, with translation MSDVRVRFAPSPTGYLHVGGARTAIFNWLYARATGGTFLLRIEDTDPVRSRGELAQVILDGLKWLGIESDEPVVYQSDRKDRFVEVAHELVKRGRAYYDFTTPEELEELRRQSQARKEPAFRFRADLEHALAAAPARRAKGEPYAVRFSAPREGLGWDDLVHGPIHFEGAELEDFVLLRSDGSPTYHLSVVCDDADMRVSHVLRGDDHISNTPKQIGIYRAMGWPVPRFGHVPLILGPDKQRLSKRTGATAVGEFQTRGFLPQAMFNFLTLLGWSPGSGDREIFLRDELVRVFSLDGIQTKSAVFDFAKLEWMNGEHLRLLGDADAVQYLADHADGQSLEMDYLAKLLPMIRTRIRLPKDLFEESPYFFSDPLSYDPAGVAKHFGDAAIVAQFRTYRAELSATAAFDPTALEAHLRSFCEAAGISAGKLIHPLRLALTGKTVSPGIFDVMDALGRETVLRRIDRALATIEA, from the coding sequence ATGAGTGATGTTCGCGTCCGCTTCGCGCCCAGTCCGACCGGCTATCTGCACGTCGGCGGCGCCCGCACGGCGATCTTTAATTGGCTCTACGCGCGCGCGACCGGCGGCACGTTCCTGCTGCGCATCGAGGATACCGATCCCGTGCGGTCGCGCGGCGAACTTGCCCAGGTTATTCTGGACGGCTTGAAATGGCTGGGAATCGAGTCGGATGAACCAGTCGTCTATCAATCGGATCGCAAGGACCGGTTTGTCGAGGTTGCGCACGAACTGGTGAAACGCGGCCGCGCCTACTACGATTTTACGACCCCGGAAGAGCTGGAAGAGCTGCGGCGGCAATCGCAGGCGCGCAAAGAGCCGGCGTTCCGGTTCCGCGCGGATCTGGAGCACGCGCTCGCCGCGGCGCCCGCGCGACGGGCAAAGGGCGAACCGTACGCCGTGCGGTTTTCCGCACCGCGCGAAGGACTGGGCTGGGATGACCTGGTGCACGGGCCGATTCACTTCGAAGGAGCGGAGTTGGAAGATTTCGTGCTGCTTCGGAGCGATGGTTCGCCGACCTACCACCTCTCGGTGGTGTGCGACGACGCGGACATGCGCGTGTCGCACGTGCTGCGCGGCGATGACCATATCTCGAATACGCCAAAGCAGATCGGAATCTACCGCGCCATGGGCTGGCCGGTCCCGCGCTTCGGCCATGTCCCGCTGATTCTCGGACCGGACAAGCAGCGGCTTTCCAAGCGCACGGGGGCCACCGCCGTCGGGGAGTTTCAGACGCGCGGCTTTCTGCCGCAGGCCATGTTCAACTTTCTGACTCTGCTCGGCTGGTCGCCGGGAAGCGGAGACCGCGAGATCTTCCTGCGTGATGAACTCGTCCGCGTGTTTTCACTGGATGGAATTCAGACCAAGAGCGCGGTGTTCGACTTCGCGAAGCTGGAGTGGATGAACGGTGAGCATTTGCGGTTGCTGGGCGACGCCGACGCCGTGCAGTATCTTGCCGATCATGCCGACGGCCAGTCGCTGGAGATGGATTATCTCGCCAAACTGCTGCCGATGATTCGCACGCGCATCCGGCTGCCGAAGGACCTGTTCGAGGAGTCGCCGTACTTCTTCAGCGACCCGCTGAGTTATGATCCGGCGGGTGTGGCCAAACATTTCGGCGACGCTGCGATCGTCGCGCAGTTCCGAACGTACCGCGCTGAACTCAGCGCCACGGCGGCGTTCGATCCGACCGCACTCGAAGCACACCTGCGATCCTTCTGCGAGGCCGCCGGAATCAGCGCGGGGAAATTGATTCATCCCTTGCGGCTGGCGCTGACCGGCAAGACCGTCAGTCCGGGGATTTTCGATGTGATGGATGCGCTGGGCCGCGAAACCGTGCTGCGGCGCATCGACCGCGCGCTGGCGACAATCGAAGCGTGA
- a CDS encoding VOC family protein — MQKITTCLWFDGNAEAAVNFYLSVFKNSKIGTTARYSEEVSKVAGLPANSVMTMTFTLNDHEFLALNGGPMFKFSPAVSFMVHCETQEEIDYYWDKLSAGGKPSQCGWLDDQFGVSWQIMPSMLGQLMSDPVKGKRVMAALMPMTKLDIATLKQAAES, encoded by the coding sequence ATGCAGAAGATCACCACCTGTCTCTGGTTCGACGGCAATGCTGAAGCGGCCGTCAATTTCTACCTCTCCGTGTTCAAGAACTCGAAGATCGGAACGACCGCTCGTTACAGTGAAGAGGTGTCCAAGGTCGCCGGACTGCCCGCGAATTCCGTGATGACGATGACCTTCACACTCAACGATCACGAGTTCCTGGCCTTAAATGGCGGGCCGATGTTCAAGTTCTCCCCGGCCGTTTCATTCATGGTTCATTGCGAGACGCAGGAAGAAATCGATTACTACTGGGACAAGCTGTCCGCGGGCGGAAAACCCAGTCAGTGCGGCTGGCTGGACGACCAGTTCGGGGTGTCGTGGCAAATCATGCCGTCGATGCTGGGCCAGCTGATGTCGGATCCCGTAAAGGGAAAGCGCGTCATGGCGGCGCTGATGCCGATGACGAAGCTGGACATCGCGACACTGAAGCAGGCCGCGGAGAGCTGA
- a CDS encoding zinc ABC transporter substrate-binding protein, whose amino-acid sequence MRDVCLPMMWSMMALFLIVNPGLAAPLRIVASTNDLAAVAREIAGESATVKSVCAAAQDPHAVELQPAHVLAVKDAAVYLKVGMELDGWADDLISASGNRSIRVIDCSNGIVPLDGGARDVHGHGDHPAGNPHYWLGPTNLVAVARNIADGLSQVNRYGASTYGANLERFERRLTDSLAVWKLDLSACGAPAVLVYHATWDYLARDFGWTIAAAVEPRPGVEPSPAEIAAIQNVIRDQQVRWCLVEPYTHSAILDMLRQDSGVKTIALPASVGDYAAMDNNFGLFRSIVNLLSANCR is encoded by the coding sequence ATGCGTGACGTCTGTCTGCCGATGATGTGGTCAATGATGGCGTTGTTCCTGATCGTGAATCCCGGGCTCGCCGCGCCGTTGCGCATCGTCGCGTCCACGAATGATTTGGCCGCCGTGGCGCGCGAAATTGCCGGGGAGTCCGCCACGGTGAAGTCCGTGTGCGCCGCCGCGCAGGATCCGCACGCCGTCGAGCTGCAACCCGCGCACGTGCTCGCCGTCAAGGACGCCGCCGTGTATCTGAAGGTCGGAATGGAGTTGGACGGCTGGGCCGACGACTTGATCAGCGCGTCCGGAAACCGTTCGATCCGTGTGATTGATTGCTCCAACGGGATCGTTCCGCTCGACGGCGGAGCGCGCGACGTGCACGGGCACGGCGATCATCCGGCCGGCAATCCGCACTACTGGCTGGGACCCACGAATCTGGTGGCCGTGGCGCGCAATATCGCGGACGGACTGTCACAGGTGAATCGGTACGGCGCGTCCACGTACGGAGCTAATCTGGAACGGTTCGAGCGGCGGCTGACGGATTCGCTGGCCGTCTGGAAACTGGACCTGAGCGCTTGCGGCGCGCCCGCCGTGCTGGTGTATCACGCGACGTGGGACTATCTGGCGCGGGATTTCGGCTGGACCATCGCGGCCGCCGTAGAGCCGCGGCCGGGTGTGGAACCCTCGCCGGCTGAGATCGCGGCGATCCAGAATGTGATCCGGGATCAACAGGTGAGGTGGTGTCTGGTTGAACCGTACACACACAGCGCCATCCTCGACATGTTGCGGCAGGACAGCGGCGTCAAGACCATTGCACTGCCCGCGAGTGTCGGAGATTACGCCGCGATGGACAACAACTTCGGGCTGTTCCGCTCCATTGTGAATTTGCTTTCCGCCAACTGCCGATAG
- a CDS encoding DUF1801 domain-containing protein codes for MATSGAATVADYLTELPEERRTAISAVRTVIRTNLPAGYQEVMQHGMIAYVVPLATCPDTYNGLPLVYAALASQKNYMSVYLTNVYGNPKIETWFLQQWAKSGKPLNMGKSCVRFKQLADLPLDLIGETIARTPLAEFLKIVAAAHQK; via the coding sequence GTGGCGACCAGCGGCGCAGCCACCGTTGCCGACTACCTCACCGAACTTCCGGAGGAGCGGCGCACAGCGATCAGCGCGGTACGAACAGTGATCCGCACGAATCTTCCGGCGGGTTACCAGGAGGTAATGCAGCACGGGATGATCGCTTACGTCGTGCCGTTGGCCACCTGTCCCGATACCTATAACGGTTTGCCGCTGGTCTATGCCGCGCTCGCTTCGCAGAAGAACTACATGTCCGTCTATCTGACGAACGTGTACGGCAACCCGAAGATCGAAACGTGGTTTCTCCAACAATGGGCCAAGAGCGGTAAGCCGCTGAATATGGGAAAGTCGTGCGTGCGCTTCAAGCAACTCGCCGACCTGCCACTGGACCTCATCGGCGAGACGATCGCCCGAACGCCGCTCGCCGAATTTCTGAAAATCGTCGCGGCCGCGCACCAAAAGTAA
- a CDS encoding PEGA domain-containing protein, which yields MIQPISPAHRRRALSGLLVSAALIVLAILWGVWALLRNQTGVLIVTSRPSGAEVVLNKRPTDLLTTAFLSDLPADSFIVSLRLDGHRPVPPVQGVRIQPNDTTRVTFIMAQIARGDDRKLPPVTGSAPNWKWKTVRIDSDPPGSALVVDDRELGVITPATVLLGQGLHHLEARWPDGTKAFKNVTISPAESQPELMLRPQTYERPGAVRQDTLK from the coding sequence GTGATTCAACCCATCTCCCCCGCGCACCGCCGCCGCGCCCTGTCCGGATTGCTGGTCTCCGCGGCGCTGATCGTGCTTGCGATCCTGTGGGGCGTCTGGGCGCTGCTGCGGAATCAAACGGGAGTGCTGATCGTCACGTCGCGGCCATCGGGCGCCGAAGTCGTGCTGAACAAACGGCCGACCGATCTGCTCACGACCGCGTTCCTTTCCGATCTGCCCGCCGATTCATTCATCGTGTCGTTGCGACTTGACGGCCACCGGCCGGTCCCGCCCGTGCAAGGCGTGCGGATTCAACCCAATGATACGACGCGCGTGACCTTCATCATGGCGCAGATCGCGCGTGGCGACGATCGCAAGCTGCCGCCCGTGACCGGTTCGGCGCCTAACTGGAAGTGGAAGACCGTGCGCATCGACAGCGATCCACCGGGTTCGGCGCTGGTGGTCGATGATCGCGAGCTCGGCGTGATCACGCCCGCGACCGTGTTACTCGGCCAGGGGCTGCACCATCTCGAAGCGCGTTGGCCGGACGGCACCAAGGCGTTCAAGAATGTCACGATCAGTCCGGCGGAATCACAGCCGGAGCTGATGTTGCGGCCACAAACTTACGAACGACCCGGAGCGGTCCGGCAGGATACCCTGAAATGA
- a CDS encoding MGMT family protein, protein MPAVTIHHTSVSGRQPWAVKMQNPAKPRIVDVPLKWRKQYGNGTMLIATPRLVEAKIREVRKGRLTTLSRIRRELAAEQGADSTCPLTTGIFLRIVAEFAEEERAQGMTRVTPYWRVVKDDGSLNPKFPGGIDAHANMLRAEGVEIILRRGVLRVTDVEAYLSDPR, encoded by the coding sequence ATGCCAGCGGTTACGATTCATCACACGAGTGTCTCCGGCCGCCAGCCGTGGGCCGTGAAGATGCAGAATCCGGCGAAGCCGAGGATTGTCGATGTTCCCTTAAAATGGCGCAAGCAATACGGCAACGGGACGATGCTGATCGCCACCCCGCGACTGGTCGAAGCCAAGATTCGCGAGGTCCGAAAGGGCCGACTGACCACGCTGTCCCGGATCCGTCGGGAACTGGCTGCGGAGCAGGGAGCCGATTCGACGTGTCCGCTCACGACGGGAATCTTTCTTAGAATCGTTGCCGAGTTCGCCGAGGAAGAGCGCGCCCAGGGCATGACGCGCGTCACGCCATATTGGCGGGTCGTGAAGGACGACGGCAGTCTGAATCCGAAATTCCCGGGCGGGATCGACGCGCACGCGAATATGCTGCGGGCCGAAGGTGTCGAGATCATCCTCCGCCGGGGCGTGCTCCGTGTGACGGATGTCGAAGCCTATCTGTCGGACCCACGCTGA
- a CDS encoding LptF/LptG family permease: MKLLDRYILGRFLTFLGFAIIASLVIFVTVDATEQLDKFIDAKLGWALILRYYYLYLPFILYLTLPVSVLLATLFTVGGLVYRNELTAMQSAGYSLWRVLTMLLLLALPLSGGALAIGETIVPAANHERKEIYRTQIRKNAGSTATRQGKLYMQAGRGTYLRMDMYDPAALSGRQVRLHTVEDGRIVRRVDADQIRYHGSGWMLYHVYTRDYLDHEVVKSYVDSLQRDDLGILPIDLERVNIEPEEMNYFDLRSLVGRLQASGIRAAKWVVDLAFKISQPFATFIIVLFGVPFAAFRRRGGLVLGFGLSLLVCFVYFGFIQVGKILGYHGTISPYIAAWSGNVLFGAIGLYLVVKVPK, from the coding sequence GTGAAACTGCTCGATCGCTATATCCTCGGTCGGTTTCTGACCTTTCTCGGATTCGCGATCATCGCCAGCCTCGTGATCTTCGTCACGGTCGATGCCACCGAGCAGCTCGACAAGTTCATCGACGCCAAGCTCGGTTGGGCGCTGATCCTGCGCTACTACTATCTGTATCTGCCGTTCATTCTCTATCTTACGTTGCCGGTGTCCGTGTTGCTCGCGACGCTGTTCACGGTGGGCGGACTGGTTTATCGCAATGAGTTGACGGCGATGCAGTCGGCCGGGTATAGCTTGTGGCGCGTGCTCACGATGCTCTTGCTCCTCGCGCTGCCGTTGTCGGGCGGCGCGCTGGCCATCGGCGAGACCATTGTACCGGCGGCGAATCACGAGCGGAAGGAAATCTACCGCACGCAGATCAGAAAGAACGCCGGCTCGACCGCCACGCGGCAGGGCAAGCTGTACATGCAGGCCGGGCGCGGCACGTACTTGCGAATGGACATGTACGATCCCGCGGCCCTGAGCGGGCGACAGGTCCGGTTGCACACCGTGGAAGACGGACGCATCGTGCGGCGGGTTGACGCCGATCAGATACGCTATCATGGTTCGGGCTGGATGCTCTATCACGTTTACACGCGCGACTACCTTGACCATGAGGTCGTGAAATCCTACGTAGATTCGTTGCAGCGCGACGATCTCGGGATCCTGCCGATCGATTTGGAGCGCGTGAACATCGAGCCGGAGGAGATGAACTACTTCGATCTGCGCAGCCTCGTGGGGCGGTTGCAGGCCTCCGGCATTCGCGCGGCGAAATGGGTGGTTGATCTCGCGTTCAAGATCTCGCAGCCGTTCGCCACCTTCATCATCGTGCTGTTCGGCGTGCCATTCGCCGCGTTTCGCCGGCGCGGGGGACTCGTACTCGGATTCGGACTCTCGCTGCTCGTATGCTTCGTTTACTTCGGGTTCATTCAGGTCGGCAAAATTCTCGGGTATCACGGGACCATTTCACCCTACATCGCCGCCTGGAGCGGCAATGTGCTGTTCGGCGCAATCGGATTGTATCTCGTGGTCAAAGTGCCGAAGTGA